The following proteins come from a genomic window of Enterobacter chengduensis:
- the hpaH gene encoding 2-oxo-hept-4-ene-1,7-dioate hydratase: MLDKHTHTLIAHRLHQAEQSREQIRAISLDYPTITIDDAYAVQREWVNLKIAEGRVLKGHKIGLTSKAMQASSQISEPDYGALLDDMFFHDGSDIPVDRFIVPRIEVELAFVLAKPLRGPNCTIFDVYNATDYVIPALELIDARCHNVDPETQRPRKVFDTISDNAANAGVILGGRPIKPDELDLRWISALLYRNGVIEETGVAAGVLNHPANGVAWLANKLAPYDVQLEPGQIILGGSFTRPVPASRGDTFHVDYGTMGSISCRFV; this comes from the coding sequence ATGCTCGATAAACACACCCATACCCTGATCGCCCACCGCCTGCATCAGGCGGAACAATCCCGGGAGCAGATCCGCGCGATCTCGCTGGACTACCCGACGATCACCATCGACGACGCCTACGCCGTCCAGCGCGAATGGGTAAACCTGAAAATCGCCGAAGGCCGCGTGCTGAAGGGCCACAAGATCGGCCTGACCTCCAAAGCGATGCAGGCCAGCTCGCAGATTAGCGAGCCGGACTACGGCGCGCTGCTGGACGACATGTTCTTCCACGACGGCAGCGACATTCCCGTCGATCGCTTTATCGTCCCGCGCATTGAAGTGGAGCTGGCCTTCGTGCTGGCAAAACCGCTGCGCGGCCCGAACTGCACGATCTTCGACGTCTACAACGCCACGGACTACGTCATTCCCGCGCTGGAGCTGATCGACGCCCGCTGCCACAACGTTGACCCGGAGACCCAGCGCCCGCGCAAGGTGTTCGACACCATCTCCGATAACGCCGCCAACGCGGGGGTGATCCTCGGCGGCCGTCCGATTAAGCCCGACGAGCTGGACCTGCGCTGGATCTCCGCCCTGCTCTACCGCAACGGCGTGATCGAGGAGACCGGCGTGGCCGCAGGCGTGCTAAACCACCCGGCGAACGGCGTGGCGTGGCTGGCGAACAAGCTGGCGCCGTACGACGTGCAGCTTGAGCCGGGGCAGATCATTCTCGGCGGCTCGTTTACCCGCCCTGTACCGGCCAGCCGGGGCGACACTTTCCACGTCGACTACGGCACCATGGGCTCCATCAGCTGCCGCTTTGTTTAG
- the hpaG gene encoding 4-hydroxyphenylacetate degradation bifunctional isomerase/decarboxylase codes for MKGTVFAVALNHLSQRDAWAEAFEKAPYSTPPKTAVWFIKPHNTVSRAGDPIPFPQGETVLSGATVALVVGKTASRVRVEDAAAYIAGYALANEVSLPEESFYRPAIKAKCRDGFCPLGELVNVDNVDNLTLITEINGREADHWNTADLQRNAAELLSALSEFATLNPGDAILLGTPHSRVEIRPGDRVRILAKGFPPLENPVVDERDVPVARRTPPHATLFALGLNYADHASELDFRPPTEPLVFIKAPNTFNGDNQTSVRPNNVEYMHYEAELVVVIGKTARKVSEAEAMDYVAGYTVCNDYAIRDYLENYYRPNLRVKSRDGLTPISPNVVPKEAIPDPHNLTLRTFVNGELRQEGTTADLIFSIPYLIAYLSDFMTLQPGDMIATGTPKGLSDVVPGDEVVVEVEGVGRLVNRIVSEETAK; via the coding sequence ATGAAAGGTACCGTTTTTGCCGTCGCCCTCAACCATCTAAGCCAGCGCGACGCCTGGGCTGAGGCGTTTGAAAAAGCCCCCTACAGTACGCCGCCGAAAACGGCGGTGTGGTTCATCAAACCGCATAACACCGTGAGCCGCGCAGGGGATCCCATTCCCTTCCCGCAGGGGGAAACGGTGCTGAGCGGCGCGACGGTGGCGCTGGTGGTGGGCAAAACGGCCAGCAGGGTGCGCGTGGAGGACGCGGCGGCGTACATTGCCGGGTATGCGCTGGCCAACGAGGTGAGCCTGCCGGAAGAGAGCTTCTACCGCCCGGCGATCAAGGCCAAATGCCGGGACGGATTCTGCCCGCTGGGCGAGCTGGTCAACGTTGATAACGTGGATAACCTGACCCTCATCACCGAGATTAACGGCCGCGAGGCGGACCACTGGAACACGGCCGATCTGCAGCGCAACGCCGCCGAGCTGCTGAGCGCCCTGAGCGAGTTCGCGACCCTCAATCCCGGCGATGCGATATTGCTCGGCACCCCGCACAGCCGCGTTGAGATCCGCCCCGGAGACCGGGTACGCATTCTGGCAAAAGGGTTTCCGCCGCTGGAAAACCCGGTGGTGGACGAACGCGACGTCCCTGTCGCTCGCCGCACGCCGCCGCACGCCACGCTGTTTGCCCTCGGCCTGAACTACGCCGACCACGCCAGCGAGCTGGACTTCAGGCCGCCCACCGAGCCGCTGGTCTTTATCAAAGCGCCGAACACCTTTAACGGCGACAACCAGACCTCGGTGCGCCCGAACAACGTCGAGTACATGCACTACGAAGCGGAGCTGGTGGTAGTCATCGGCAAAACCGCGCGCAAGGTGAGCGAAGCCGAAGCGATGGACTATGTTGCGGGCTACACGGTCTGCAACGACTACGCCATCCGCGACTATCTCGAGAACTACTACCGCCCGAACCTGCGGGTGAAAAGCCGCGACGGGCTGACCCCCATTTCCCCAAACGTCGTGCCAAAAGAGGCTATTCCCGACCCGCACAACCTGACCCTGCGCACCTTCGTCAACGGCGAGCTGCGTCAGGAAGGCACCACGGCGGATCTGATCTTCAGCATTCCGTACCTGATTGCGTACCTGAGCGACTTTATGACCCTACAGCCGGGCGACATGATTGCCACCGGCACGCCGAAGGGGCTGTCCGACGTGGTGCCGGGGGATGAAGTGGTGGTGGAAGTGGAGGGCGTCGGACGCCTGGTGAACCGAATTGTGAGTGAGGAGACGGCAAAATGA
- a CDS encoding 4-hydroxyphenylacetate 3-monooxygenase reductase subunit produces the protein MQLDEQRLRFRDAMSSLSAAVNVVTTEGEAGRCGITATAVCSVTDTPPSVMVCINASSAMNPVFQGNGRLCVNVLNHEQEIVARHFAGMTGMAMDERFALSCWQKGPLAQPVLKGALASLEGEISQVQTIGTHLVYLVEVKNIILSDAGHGLIYFKRRFHPVMLEAEAAV, from the coding sequence ATGCAATTAGATGAACAACGCCTGCGTTTTCGCGACGCGATGAGTAGCCTGTCGGCTGCGGTCAATGTGGTCACTACCGAGGGGGAGGCGGGCCGCTGCGGCATCACCGCCACCGCCGTCTGCTCGGTCACGGACACCCCGCCGTCGGTGATGGTGTGCATCAACGCCAGCAGCGCCATGAACCCGGTCTTTCAGGGCAACGGCAGGCTGTGCGTTAACGTGCTGAACCACGAACAGGAGATCGTGGCGCGCCACTTCGCCGGGATGACCGGTATGGCGATGGACGAGCGCTTTGCCCTCTCCTGCTGGCAGAAAGGCCCGCTGGCGCAGCCGGTGCTCAAGGGCGCGCTCGCCAGCCTTGAAGGCGAGATTAGCCAGGTGCAAACCATCGGCACGCATCTGGTTTATCTTGTTGAAGTTAAAAACATCATCCTGAGCGACGCGGGACACGGCCTGATCTACTTTAAGCGCCGCTTCCACCCGGTCATGCTGGAGGCGGAAGCCGCCGTCTGA
- the hpaE gene encoding 5-carboxymethyl-2-hydroxymuconate semialdehyde dehydrogenase gives MKKINHWINGKNVAGSEYFHTTNPASGEVLAEVASGGEAEIHQAVAAAKEAFPKWANLPMKERARLMRRLGDLIDQNVPEIAAMETADTGLPIHQTKNVLIPRASHNFEFFAEVCQQMNGKTYPVDDKMLNYTLVQPVGVCALVSPWNVPFMTATWKVAPCLALGNTAVLKMSELSPLTADRLGELALEAGIPAGVLNVVQGYGATAGDALVRHHDVRAVSFTGGTATGRNIMKNAGLKKYSMELGGKSPVLIFEDADIERALDAALFTIFSINGERCTAGSRIFIQQSIYPEFVKRFAERAGRLRVGDPTDPNTQVGALISQQHWEKVSGYIRLGIEEGATLLAGGPDKPADLPAHLRGGNFLRPTVLADVDNRMRVAQEEIFGPVACLLPFKDEAEGLRLANDVEYGLASYIWTQDVSKVLRLARNIEAGMVFVNTQNVRDLRQPFGGVKASGTGREGGEYSFEVFAEMKNVCISMGDHPIPKWGI, from the coding sequence ATGAAAAAGATTAACCACTGGATTAACGGTAAAAACGTCGCGGGAAGCGAGTACTTCCACACCACCAACCCGGCCTCCGGCGAGGTGCTGGCTGAAGTGGCTTCCGGCGGAGAAGCGGAAATCCATCAGGCCGTCGCCGCCGCCAAAGAGGCGTTTCCAAAATGGGCTAACCTGCCGATGAAGGAGCGCGCGCGCCTGATGCGCCGTCTGGGCGATCTGATCGACCAGAACGTTCCGGAGATCGCCGCCATGGAGACAGCCGACACCGGCCTGCCGATCCACCAGACCAAAAACGTGCTGATCCCGCGCGCCTCGCACAACTTCGAGTTCTTCGCCGAGGTGTGCCAGCAGATGAACGGCAAAACCTACCCGGTTGACGACAAAATGCTGAACTACACCCTGGTGCAGCCGGTGGGCGTCTGCGCGCTGGTGTCGCCGTGGAACGTGCCGTTTATGACCGCCACCTGGAAGGTCGCGCCGTGCCTGGCGCTCGGCAACACCGCGGTGCTGAAGATGTCTGAACTCTCGCCGCTGACCGCCGACCGCTTGGGCGAGCTGGCCCTCGAAGCGGGCATTCCGGCGGGCGTGCTGAACGTGGTGCAGGGCTACGGCGCCACGGCGGGCGACGCGCTGGTGCGCCATCACGACGTGCGCGCCGTGTCGTTTACCGGCGGCACCGCCACCGGGCGCAACATCATGAAAAACGCCGGGCTGAAGAAGTACTCCATGGAGCTGGGCGGCAAATCGCCGGTGCTGATTTTTGAGGATGCCGACATCGAGCGCGCGCTGGACGCCGCCCTGTTCACCATCTTCTCCATCAACGGCGAGCGCTGCACCGCGGGCTCGCGCATCTTCATCCAGCAGAGCATCTACCCGGAATTCGTGAAGCGCTTTGCAGAGCGCGCCGGCCGCCTGCGCGTGGGCGACCCGACCGATCCGAACACCCAGGTTGGCGCGCTCATCAGCCAACAGCACTGGGAAAAAGTTTCCGGCTACATCCGCCTCGGCATCGAAGAAGGCGCGACCCTGCTGGCGGGCGGCCCGGACAAACCGGCCGATCTGCCTGCGCACCTTCGCGGCGGCAACTTCCTGCGCCCGACCGTGCTGGCGGACGTCGACAACCGCATGCGCGTGGCGCAGGAGGAGATCTTCGGGCCGGTGGCCTGCCTGCTGCCGTTTAAGGATGAAGCGGAAGGCCTGCGCCTGGCCAACGACGTGGAGTACGGCCTGGCGTCGTACATCTGGACCCAGGACGTCAGCAAGGTGCTGCGCCTGGCGCGCAATATCGAAGCGGGCATGGTGTTCGTTAACACCCAGAACGTGCGCGACCTGCGCCAGCCGTTTGGCGGCGTGAAGGCCTCCGGCACCGGCCGCGAGGGCGGGGAGTACAGCTTCGAGGTGTTCGCGGAGATGAAGAACGTCTGCATCTCCATGGGCGACCATCCGATTCCAAAATGGGGGATCTGA
- the hpaD gene encoding 3,4-dihydroxyphenylacetate 2,3-dioxygenase, giving the protein MGTLALAAKITHVPSMYLSELPGKNHGCRQGAIDGHKEISKRCRELGVDTIIVFDTHWLVNSAYHINCADHFSGVYTSNELPHFIRDMTYDYDGNPELGQLIADEAVKLGVRAKAHNIPSLKLEYGTLVPMRYMNADKRFKVVSISAFCTVHDFADSRRLGEAIVSAIEKYDGTVAVLASGSLSHRFIDDQRAEEGMNSYTREFDRQMDERVVKLWREGQFKEFCNMLPEYADYCYGEGNMHDTVMLLGMLGWDQYDGKVEFLTELFASSGTGQVNAVFPLPA; this is encoded by the coding sequence ATGGGTACATTAGCGTTAGCGGCAAAAATCACCCACGTTCCGTCGATGTACCTCTCCGAGCTGCCGGGCAAAAACCACGGCTGCCGCCAGGGCGCCATCGACGGGCATAAAGAAATCAGCAAGCGCTGCCGCGAGCTGGGCGTGGACACCATCATCGTGTTTGACACCCACTGGCTGGTGAACAGCGCCTACCACATCAACTGTGCGGACCATTTTTCGGGCGTCTACACCAGCAACGAGCTGCCGCACTTTATCCGCGACATGACCTACGACTACGACGGCAACCCGGAGCTGGGCCAGCTGATCGCCGACGAGGCGGTAAAGCTCGGCGTGCGCGCCAAGGCGCACAACATCCCGAGCCTGAAGCTGGAGTACGGCACGCTGGTGCCGATGCGCTACATGAACGCGGATAAACGCTTCAAGGTGGTCTCCATCTCGGCCTTCTGCACGGTTCACGACTTCGCCGACAGCCGCAGGCTGGGCGAGGCCATCGTCAGCGCCATCGAAAAATACGACGGCACCGTGGCGGTGCTCGCCAGCGGCTCGCTGTCGCACCGCTTTATCGACGACCAGCGCGCCGAGGAAGGGATGAACAGCTACACCCGCGAGTTCGACCGCCAGATGGACGAGCGGGTGGTGAAGCTGTGGCGCGAGGGCCAGTTCAAAGAGTTTTGCAACATGCTGCCGGAATACGCCGACTACTGCTACGGCGAGGGCAACATGCACGACACGGTGATGCTGCTGGGCATGCTCGGCTGGGACCAATACGACGGCAAGGTGGAGTTTCTCACCGAGCTGTTCGCCAGCTCCGGCACCGGCCAGGTCAACGCCGTTTTCCCGCTGCCCGCTTAA
- the hpaX gene encoding 4-hydroxyphenylacetate permease — translation MTTSNLQTHDNEAVEQRAISKLFRRLIVFLFILFVFSFLDRINIGFAGLTMGKDLGLTSTMFGLAATLFYVTYVLCGIPSNIMLAKIGARRWIAGIMVVWGIASTCTLFATSPETLYVLRMLVGIAEAGFLPGILVYLTWWFPAYHRARANALFMIAMPVTMMLGSILSGYILAMNGLWNLKGWQWLFLLEGLPSVVLGVVTWFYLNDTPDQATWLDDDEKQALKTMIAREQEMAIAHAATPRSTLREVLTPAVLLYTLAYFCLTNTLSAINIWTPQLLQSFNTGSSNIVIGLLAAIPQFCTILGMIWWSRRSDRLKERKKHTILPYLFAAAGWMLASATDHSLVQLLGIIMASTGSFTAMAIFWTTPDRVISLQSRAVALAVINAIGNVGSAVSPLLIGILRDATGSFSSGLWFVAGLLVVGALVLTRIPMTQRDQQRNDRVPEPYRQH, via the coding sequence ATGACGACCTCTAACCTGCAAACCCATGATAATGAAGCTGTTGAACAACGCGCCATTAGCAAGCTGTTCCGACGTTTAATCGTGTTTCTCTTTATCCTGTTTGTTTTCTCGTTTCTTGACCGCATCAACATCGGCTTTGCCGGGCTCACGATGGGTAAAGATCTGGGCCTCACGTCAACCATGTTTGGCCTGGCCGCGACGCTGTTTTACGTCACCTACGTGCTGTGCGGGATCCCGAGCAACATCATGCTGGCGAAGATCGGCGCGCGGCGCTGGATCGCCGGGATCATGGTGGTGTGGGGCATCGCCTCCACCTGCACCCTATTCGCCACCAGTCCTGAAACCCTCTACGTGCTGCGCATGCTGGTGGGCATTGCGGAAGCGGGCTTCCTGCCGGGGATCCTGGTCTACCTCACCTGGTGGTTCCCGGCCTATCACCGCGCCCGCGCCAACGCGCTGTTTATGATCGCCATGCCGGTCACCATGATGCTCGGTTCGATCCTCTCCGGCTACATTCTGGCGATGAACGGGCTGTGGAACCTGAAGGGCTGGCAGTGGCTGTTCCTGCTGGAAGGGCTGCCGTCGGTGGTGCTCGGCGTCGTGACCTGGTTCTACCTTAACGACACGCCGGACCAGGCCACCTGGCTGGACGATGACGAAAAGCAGGCGCTGAAAACGATGATCGCCCGCGAGCAGGAAATGGCGATTGCGCATGCCGCCACGCCGCGCTCGACGCTGCGCGAAGTGCTGACGCCCGCCGTGCTGCTCTACACCCTCGCCTACTTCTGCCTGACCAACACGCTGAGCGCGATCAACATCTGGACGCCGCAGCTCCTGCAGAGCTTCAACACGGGGAGCAGCAATATCGTCATTGGCCTGCTGGCGGCGATCCCGCAGTTTTGCACCATCCTCGGAATGATCTGGTGGAGCCGCCGATCCGACAGGCTGAAAGAGCGAAAAAAGCACACCATCCTGCCGTACCTGTTCGCCGCGGCGGGATGGATGCTGGCCTCCGCCACCGACCACAGCCTGGTCCAGCTGCTTGGCATCATTATGGCCTCAACCGGATCGTTTACCGCCATGGCGATATTCTGGACCACGCCGGATCGGGTCATTAGCCTGCAGTCCCGGGCGGTGGCGCTGGCGGTGATCAACGCTATCGGCAACGTGGGCTCCGCCGTCAGCCCGCTGCTGATCGGCATTCTGCGCGACGCGACCGGCAGCTTCAGCTCCGGGCTGTGGTTCGTGGCCGGGCTGCTGGTGGTCGGCGCGCTGGTGCTGACGCGCATTCCGATGACGCAGCGGGATCAACAGAGGAACGACCGTGTGCCAGAGCCCTATCGCCAACATTGA
- a CDS encoding 5-carboxymethyl-2-hydroxymuconate Delta-isomerase yields MPHFIAECTDNIREQADLPGLFAKVNEALAATGIFPIGGIRSRAHWLDTWQMADGRQDYAFVHMTLKIGAGRSLESREAVGEMLFGLIKAHFADLMAARYLALSFELDELHPTLNYKQNNVHALFT; encoded by the coding sequence ATGCCGCACTTTATTGCTGAATGTACCGACAACATCCGCGAGCAGGCCGACCTGCCGGGGTTGTTCGCCAAAGTGAACGAGGCGCTGGCCGCGACCGGCATCTTCCCGATCGGCGGCATCCGCAGCCGCGCCCACTGGCTGGACACCTGGCAGATGGCCGACGGCAGGCAGGATTACGCCTTCGTGCATATGACGCTGAAGATTGGTGCCGGGCGCAGCCTGGAGAGCCGGGAAGCCGTGGGGGAGATGCTGTTTGGGCTTATCAAAGCGCATTTTGCCGACCTCATGGCCGCCCGCTATCTGGCGCTGTCGTTCGAGCTCGACGAGCTGCACCCGACGCTCAATTACAAACAAAACAACGTGCACGCGTTGTTTACGTAA
- the hpaB gene encoding 4-hydroxyphenylacetate 3-monooxygenase, oxygenase component yields MKPEEFRADAKRPLTGEEYLKSLQDGREIYIYGERVKDVTTHPAFRNAAASIAQMYDALHKPEMQDTLCWGTDTGSGGYTHKFFRVAKSADDLRQQRDAIAEWSRLSYGWMGRTPDYKAAFGCALGANPAFYGQFEQNARNWYTRIQETGLYFNHAIVNPPIDRHKPADEVKDVYIKLEKETDAGIIVSGAKVVATNSALTHYNMIGFGSAQVMGENPDFALMFVAPMDAEGVKLISRASYEMVAGATGSPYDYPLSSRFDENDAILVMDNVLIPWENVLIYRDFDRCRRWTMEGGFARMYPLQACVRLAVKLDFITALLKKSLECTGTLEFRGVQADLGEVVAWRNMFWALSDSMCSEATPWVNGAYLPDHAALQTYRVMAPMAYAKIKNIIERNVTSGLIYLPSSARDLNNPQIDQYLAKYVRGSNGIDHVERIKILKLMWDAIGSEFGGRHELYEINYSGSQDEIRLQCLRQAQSSGNMDKMMAMVDRCMSEYDQHGWTVPHLHNNSDINMLDKLLK; encoded by the coding sequence ATGAAGCCTGAAGAGTTCCGCGCCGATGCCAAACGCCCGTTAACCGGCGAAGAGTATTTAAAAAGCCTGCAGGACGGGCGTGAGATTTATATCTACGGCGAGCGCGTCAAAGACGTCACCACCCATCCGGCGTTTCGCAACGCGGCGGCCTCCATCGCGCAGATGTACGACGCGCTGCACAAGCCGGAGATGCAGGACACCCTGTGCTGGGGCACCGACACCGGCAGCGGCGGCTATACCCACAAGTTCTTCCGCGTGGCGAAAAGCGCCGACGACCTGCGCCAGCAGCGGGACGCCATCGCCGAGTGGTCGCGCCTGAGCTACGGCTGGATGGGCCGCACGCCGGACTACAAGGCCGCGTTCGGCTGCGCGCTCGGCGCCAACCCGGCGTTCTACGGCCAGTTCGAGCAGAACGCCCGGAACTGGTACACCCGCATCCAGGAAACCGGCCTGTACTTCAACCACGCCATCGTGAACCCGCCTATCGACCGCCACAAGCCAGCGGATGAGGTAAAAGACGTCTACATCAAGCTGGAGAAAGAGACCGACGCCGGGATTATCGTCAGCGGCGCGAAAGTGGTGGCCACCAACTCGGCGCTGACCCACTACAACATGATCGGCTTCGGCTCCGCGCAGGTGATGGGCGAAAACCCGGACTTCGCCCTGATGTTCGTCGCGCCGATGGATGCCGAGGGCGTCAAGCTCATCTCCCGCGCCTCCTACGAGATGGTGGCGGGCGCGACCGGATCCCCGTACGACTATCCGCTCTCCAGCCGCTTCGACGAGAACGACGCGATCCTGGTGATGGACAACGTGCTGATCCCGTGGGAAAACGTGCTGATCTACCGCGATTTCGACCGCTGCCGTCGCTGGACGATGGAGGGCGGTTTCGCCCGCATGTACCCGCTGCAGGCCTGCGTGCGTCTGGCGGTGAAGCTCGACTTCATTACCGCCCTGCTGAAGAAATCCCTGGAGTGCACCGGTACCCTGGAGTTCCGCGGCGTGCAGGCGGATCTCGGCGAAGTGGTGGCCTGGCGCAACATGTTCTGGGCGCTGAGCGACTCCATGTGCTCCGAAGCCACGCCGTGGGTCAACGGGGCGTATCTGCCGGATCACGCCGCGCTGCAAACCTACCGCGTGATGGCGCCGATGGCCTACGCGAAGATCAAGAACATCATCGAACGTAACGTCACCTCCGGGCTGATCTACCTGCCTTCCAGCGCCCGGGACCTGAACAACCCGCAGATCGACCAGTATCTGGCGAAATACGTGCGCGGCTCCAACGGCATTGATCACGTCGAACGCATCAAGATTTTGAAGCTGATGTGGGACGCCATCGGCAGCGAGTTTGGCGGTCGCCACGAGCTGTATGAGATCAACTATTCCGGCAGCCAGGACGAAATTCGCCTGCAGTGCCTGCGCCAGGCGCAGAGCTCCGGCAACATGGACAAGATGATGGCGATGGTCGACCGCTGCATGTCCGAATACGACCAACACGGCTGGACGGTGCCGCACCTGCACAACAACAGCGATATCAACATGCTGGATAAGCTGCTGAAATAG
- the hpaA gene encoding 4-hydroxyphenylacetate catabolism regulatory protein HpaA: MCQSPIANIDISREYDESLGTDDVHYQSFARMAAFFGRDMQAHRHDQYFQMHFLDTGQIELQLDDHRYSVQAPLFVLTPPSVPHAFITESDSDGHVLTVREDLIWPLLEVLYPGTREAFGLPGICLSLADKPDELAALKHYWQLIARESTEQLPGGGHTLVLLAQAVFTLLLRNAKLDDHASGGMRGELKLFQRFTQLIDTHYHQHWTVPEYASELHLTESRLTDICRRFANRPPKRLIFDRQLREARRLLLFSDSAVSEIAWQLGFKDPAYFARFFNRLVGCSPSAYRAQKVPVSPVPLTPALSQRERE; encoded by the coding sequence GTGTGCCAGAGCCCTATCGCCAACATTGATATCAGCAGGGAGTACGACGAAAGCCTGGGCACCGACGACGTGCACTACCAGTCGTTCGCGCGCATGGCGGCCTTTTTTGGCCGCGACATGCAGGCGCATCGTCACGACCAGTATTTTCAGATGCACTTTCTCGATACCGGGCAGATTGAGCTCCAGCTCGACGATCACCGCTACTCGGTGCAGGCCCCGCTGTTCGTGCTCACGCCGCCGTCGGTGCCGCACGCGTTTATCACCGAATCCGACAGCGACGGGCACGTGCTGACGGTGCGCGAGGATCTGATTTGGCCGCTGCTGGAGGTGCTCTACCCCGGCACCCGGGAAGCGTTTGGCCTGCCGGGGATCTGCCTCTCGCTGGCGGATAAGCCGGACGAGCTGGCGGCGCTGAAGCACTACTGGCAGCTGATTGCCCGTGAGTCCACGGAACAGCTGCCGGGAGGCGGGCACACGCTGGTCCTGCTGGCGCAGGCGGTGTTTACCCTGCTGCTGCGCAACGCGAAGCTCGACGACCACGCCTCAGGCGGCATGCGCGGCGAGCTGAAGCTGTTCCAGCGCTTTACCCAGCTTATCGACACGCACTACCACCAGCACTGGACGGTGCCGGAATACGCCAGCGAGCTGCACCTGACCGAATCCCGCCTGACCGATATCTGCCGCCGCTTCGCCAACCGCCCGCCGAAGCGGCTGATCTTCGACCGCCAGCTGCGGGAAGCCAGGCGGCTGCTGCTCTTTTCCGACAGCGCGGTCAGCGAGATTGCCTGGCAGCTGGGGTTTAAGGATCCGGCCTATTTTGCCCGCTTTTTTAACCGCCTGGTGGGGTGTTCGCCCAGCGCGTATCGGGCGCAGAAAGTACCGGTTTCCCCTGTTCCCCTCACCCCTGCCCTCTCCCAAAGGGAGAGGGAGTAA
- the hpaR gene encoding homoprotocatechuate degradation operon regulator HpaR, which translates to MHDSLTIALLQAREAAMSYFRPIVKRHNLTEQQWRIVRVLAEHPSMDFHDLAFRTCILRPSLTGILTRMERDGLVLRLKPVNDQRKLYVSLTKEGNALYEHAQAQVEEAYQQIEAEYTPEKMKQLTALLEEFIELGNRHNAAREEE; encoded by the coding sequence ATGCATGATTCATTAACCATCGCGCTGCTGCAGGCGCGGGAAGCGGCGATGTCGTACTTCCGACCCATTGTGAAGCGACATAACCTGACCGAGCAGCAGTGGCGAATCGTGCGCGTGCTGGCTGAACATCCGTCGATGGATTTTCACGATCTGGCGTTTCGCACCTGTATTTTGCGTCCCAGCCTGACCGGCATTCTGACGCGCATGGAGCGCGACGGCCTGGTGCTGCGCTTAAAGCCGGTAAACGACCAGCGCAAGCTGTACGTGTCGCTGACCAAAGAGGGGAATGCGCTGTATGAGCACGCCCAGGCGCAGGTGGAAGAGGCGTACCAGCAGATTGAGGCGGAATACACGCCGGAGAAGATGAAACAGCTGACGGCGCTGCTGGAAGAGTTTATTGAACTCGGAAACCGGCATAACGCAGCGCGGGAAGAAGAGTAA
- the hpaI gene encoding 4-hydroxy-2-oxoheptanedioate aldolase yields MQNAFKAALKAGRPQIGLWLGLTSSYSAELLAGAGFDWLLIDGEHAPNSVQTVLTQLQAIAPYPSQPVVRPAWNDPVQIKQLLDVGAQTLLVPMVQNADEARLAVRATRYPPAGIRGVGSALARASRWNRIPDYLQQANDAMCVLVQIETREALKNLPQILDVEGVDGVFIGPADLSADMGFAGNPQHPEVQAAIEQAIAQILSAGKAPGILMANEALAKRYLELGARFVAVGVDTTLLARGAEALAARFIENPVTSVNNNKSVY; encoded by the coding sequence ATGCAAAACGCATTTAAAGCGGCGCTGAAGGCGGGCCGTCCGCAAATTGGGCTATGGCTGGGGCTGACCAGCAGCTACAGCGCCGAACTGCTGGCCGGGGCTGGCTTCGACTGGCTGCTGATTGACGGCGAGCACGCGCCGAACAGCGTGCAGACCGTCCTGACCCAGCTGCAGGCCATCGCCCCTTATCCGAGCCAGCCGGTGGTCCGCCCGGCGTGGAACGACCCGGTACAGATCAAACAGCTGCTGGACGTCGGCGCGCAAACCCTGCTGGTGCCGATGGTGCAAAACGCCGACGAGGCGCGGCTGGCGGTACGGGCCACCCGCTACCCGCCTGCGGGCATTCGCGGGGTGGGCAGCGCGCTGGCTCGCGCGTCGCGCTGGAACCGCATACCGGATTACCTGCAGCAGGCCAACGACGCCATGTGCGTGCTGGTGCAGATCGAAACCCGCGAGGCGCTGAAAAACCTGCCGCAGATCCTCGACGTGGAAGGCGTCGACGGCGTGTTTATCGGCCCGGCGGATCTCAGCGCCGACATGGGCTTTGCCGGCAATCCGCAGCACCCGGAGGTCCAGGCCGCCATCGAGCAGGCGATCGCGCAGATCCTCAGCGCGGGCAAAGCGCCCGGCATCCTGATGGCCAACGAGGCGCTGGCAAAACGCTATCTCGAGCTCGGCGCGCGGTTTGTCGCCGTCGGCGTTGACACCACCCTGCTCGCCCGCGGCGCGGAAGCGCTGGCGGCACGCTTTATCGAAAACCCGGTTACGTCAGTTAATAACAATAAATCCGTCTACTAA